A genomic window from Thermoleophilaceae bacterium includes:
- a CDS encoding GDP-mannose 4,6-dehydratase, whose protein sequence is MILITGVAGFAGTHLARLCAQRGIEVAGLGRHPRVDLPGVSVYEQVDLHDGRAVRDVVSRLKPKQVVHLAAQASVARSWETPGEVISSNVTTSLNLLEAVRLEAPDTLVLVACSGEEYGRPQSLPVDESHPLSPRNPYATSKAMVDVLAGSYVEMHGMRVLRARAFNHAGPGQSDTYVVARFARQVAEAEAARPADGRAVIVTGNVDVRRDFCDVRDVVRAYLVALEQAEAGVFNVCSGRATRVSDILSGLAAHSPLELECRVDPSLLRENEVMEIRGSHERLTEVTGWRPEIDLSDTLRDTLDWWRERVAAEVAR, encoded by the coding sequence GTGATCCTCATCACGGGGGTAGCGGGGTTCGCCGGGACCCACCTGGCTCGCCTGTGCGCGCAGCGCGGAATCGAGGTGGCGGGCCTCGGACGGCATCCGCGGGTCGATCTGCCCGGCGTGTCGGTGTACGAACAGGTGGACCTCCACGACGGCCGCGCGGTGCGAGACGTGGTCTCGCGCCTCAAGCCCAAGCAGGTGGTGCACCTCGCGGCGCAGGCGTCGGTCGCCCGCTCATGGGAGACGCCCGGCGAGGTGATCTCCTCGAACGTCACCACGTCACTCAATCTGCTCGAGGCGGTGCGGCTCGAGGCACCGGACACCCTCGTGCTCGTGGCCTGCTCGGGCGAGGAGTACGGGCGCCCGCAGAGTCTTCCGGTGGACGAGAGCCATCCACTCTCGCCGCGTAACCCCTATGCCACGAGCAAGGCGATGGTGGACGTTCTCGCCGGCTCGTACGTGGAGATGCACGGCATGCGGGTGCTCCGCGCGCGGGCGTTCAACCACGCGGGGCCGGGCCAGTCGGACACCTACGTTGTGGCGCGCTTCGCCCGCCAGGTGGCGGAGGCCGAGGCCGCGAGGCCCGCCGACGGCCGCGCGGTGATCGTCACCGGCAACGTGGACGTGCGGCGCGACTTCTGCGACGTGCGCGACGTGGTGCGCGCGTACCTGGTGGCGCTCGAGCAGGCGGAGGCGGGCGTTTTCAACGTCTGCAGCGGGCGGGCCACGCGCGTGTCCGACATACTCTCCGGCCTTGCGGCGCACAGTCCCCTCGAACTGGAGTGCCGCGTAGACCCGTCCCTGCTGCGAGAGAACGAGGTGATGGAGATCAGGGGCTCCCATGAGAGGCTGACCGAGGTGACCGGCTGGCGGCCGGAGATCGACCTGAGCGACACGCTGCGCGACACCCTCGACTGGTGGCGCGAGCGGGTGGCCGCCGAGGTGGCGCGATGA